The DNA window CGCGGCGGCCGGCGCGAACAGCGGCTGCGGGTTGTGCAGCAGGGTGTTCGCGACGTACCAGGACAACCCGGCCGCCAGTCCGGCCTGGAGGGCCACGATGAAGTACCGGCGCAGCCGCTCGTACGCCTCCTGCGCGTGCCGCCGGACCACGGCCACCACGGTGGTCACGGCGCGTCCCGGCGGTCCGGGCGCCACCGGCGGTACGGCCCGGACGCGGTCACGCTCACCTCTACCCCGGCGGCGCTCCGGTAGTCCCGGCTGGCCGCTCAGGCGCTCGCGGCCTCGGCCCGGAGGTCCTCCTCCGACGCGCCGCGCCGCCAGTAGCCGGCGAAGGTGACCCGGCGCCGGTCCAGGCCGCGCTCGCCGACCAGGTGCCGCCGGACCGCCCGGACCATGCCGGCCTCGCCGGCGATCCACGCGTACGGGGCGGCGCCGGGCAGCCGCGCACCGCGCAGCGCGTCGGCCAGCAGGCTGCCGCCCGGTGTGGTCGCGCCCCGGACCAGCCAGGTCACCTCGGCGCGGGCGGCGCTGGGCAGCGGCTGGATGTCGCCGGCCGCGGGGACCTCGACGAAGGCCCGGACCGGGGTGCCGGCGGGCAGCCAGTCGAGGATCCCGCCGACGGCCGGCAGGGCGGTCTCGTCGGCGACCAGCAGCACGGTGTCGGCGCCGGTGGGCGGCTGGAAGCGCACGGTGCGCTCGTCGGGCACGGCCGGGCCGAGCAGCAGCACCCGGTCGCCCGGGCGGGCCCGGCCGGCCCAGCGGGTGGCCGGTCCGGTGTCGCCGTGCCGGACGAAGTCGATGTCCAGCTCGCCGGCCTCGGGGCGCTGCGCGCGGATCGTGTAGGAGCGCATCACGGCGCGGACGGCCGGGTCCAGGCCGCGCCAGGCCGCGTACCAGTCCTCCCCCGCCTCGACCGGGACGACCGGGGTGTCCTGGCCCGGGTGCGGCAGGAAGACCGAGACGCTCTGGTCCCGGCCGCCGCCGGCGAACTCGCCGAGGTCGTCGCCGCCGAAGGTGACCCGGACCGGGCAGTCGCCCACCGCCCGGGTGGCGACCACCCGGGCGGCGTAGAACCGGTACCGCAGGGCGACGGCGGTGGTCACGCCGTGACCTTCTTCGCGCCCCGGATGGCGGTGGCCAGGTTCTCCAGCAGTGGGGCGGCGCCGGCGTACGAGAAGCGGGGCACCGCGTCCCACGGCGTGACCTGGTTGGCCTTGACGGCGGGCAGCTGCGCCCAGGTGGGCTTGCCGGCGAGGTCCTTCGGCTGCAGGGCGGTGGGGCGGTTGTCGAGCAGGATCAGGTCGGCCGGGAACTTGCCGGTGTTCTCCCAGCTCAGCGCCTCGAAGTAGTCGCCCTGTTCGAGCTTGGTCGGCACCACGATGTCGACGCCGAGTTCGGCGAAGTACATCAGGTCGGTGCTGACCCTGGGGTTGGAGACGTAGAACAGGTCCGGGCTGCCGGAGGCGGCCATCACCTTGATCCCCGGGTTCGCCTTGACCGCCTGGCGCACCGCGTCGGCGGCGGCCGTGAACCGGGCCTTCGCGTCGGTGACCTTCTTCGCGCCGAGGTCCGCGCCGAGGGAGCCGGCGAGTTCGGCGTACCGCTCGATCGGCTTGGTCATCGGCACGCGGGCGGTGGTGATGGCGACGCTCGGCGCCAGCGGGAGGATCTTCGCCTTGCTCTCGTCCGGGACGTACCAGAGCGCGCCCGGGTCGTACATGTGGGTGACCAGCAGGTCGGGGCGGAGCCCCGCGTACTTCTCCAGGTTGAACTCGCCCCAGGCGTTGCCGAGGATCTCGACCTGCTCGACGTTCAGGTCGCCGGCCTGCGGCTCCTTGCTGCCGTCGGCCTTCCTGGTCTCGCCGAACACACCGACGATCTGCTTGTCGAGTCCGAAGTCGACCAGGGCGGCGGCCACCCCGGTGAAGGCGACGATCCGGGACGGTCGGGCGGCGGCGTCGACCTTCTGCTGCCGGTCGTCGGTGAACGACCAGGGGCCGCCGGTCGGGCCGACGCTGGTGGCGGCGCCGCCGCCGTCCTTGCCGCAGCCGGCGAGAAGGGCGCCGAGGCCGGCGGCGCCGGCGGCGGCGAGGAGGCCACGGCGGGAGAGCCCGCGGCGGGACACGATGTCGGGCATGGCGAAGTCTTTCGATACGGGTCTGCGAACGACCATGGATAGCGAGGTTAGGCTAACCTAACCCACATTCCCGTCAAGGTTCTTCCTGCCCCCGGAGCCCACGCTGACCGTCATCACCCCACCCCGAAGCGGCACCGTGGCCGCCCCCGCGCCCGGGCGCCGCCGGCTCCGGGCCGGCGGGCTCGCCTTCGGCGTGCTGCTGCTCGCCGCGGTGGCCGTGCTCAGCCTCGCCCTCGGCGCCAAGCCGCTCTCCCTCGCCGACGTGTGGCACGGCCTCACCGACCCGGCCTCCCCCGAGTACGCCGTGGTGCGCCAGGGACGGTTGCCCCGCACGCTGCTCGGCCTCGCCGCCGGCGCGGCGCTCGGCGTCGCCGGCGCGGCCATGCAGACGCTGACCCGCAACCCGCTGGCCGACCCCGGCCTGCTCGGCATCAACGCAGGCGCGTCGGCCGCGGTGGCCACCGCCACCGTGCTGCTCGGCGTCGCCGACCTCGACCACCAGGTCTGGTACGCGCTGCTCGGCGCCGCCGCCGTCACCGTGGCCGTGCACACGATCGCCGGCGGCCGGCAGGCCACCCCGGCCCGGCTGGCCCTGGCCGGGGCGGCGCTCAACGCGGCCCTCTACTCCTACGTCAGCGCCGTCATGCTGGTCGACAGCACCTCGCTGGAGCGGATGCGCTTCTGGACCGTCGGCTCCCTCGCCGGGGCGCGCACCGACACCGTGCCGAGCCTGCTGCCCTTCGTCCTGGCCGGGCTGCTGGTCGCCCTGCTGGTGACCCGCCCGCTGGCCGCCCTGGCCCTCGGCGACGACTCCGCCCGGGCACTCGGCGCCCGACCCGGCCTGGTCCGGGGCGCGGTGATCGTCGCCGTCACGCTGCTCTGCGGTGCGGCCACCGCCGCCTGCGGGCCGATCGTCTTCGTCGGGTTGCTCGCCCCGCACGTCGTGCGCGCCCTCACCGGGCCCGACCCCCGCCGGCTGCTGCCCTGGTGCGCGGTGTTCGCGCCGGTGCTGCTGCTCGCCGCCGACGTGGCCGGCCGGCTGCTGGGCCGCCCCGGCGAACTCCAGGTGGGCCTGGTCACCGCCGTGCTCGGCGGGCCGCTCTTCCTGCACCTGGTCCGCCGCGGACGGGTGGGCCGGCTGTGATCGTGCTGCGCCTCCCCGGCGGGCTGTCGCTGCGCCTGCGCCCCCGCGCCCTCGTCGTCGGCCTGGCCGGCACGCTGCTCGCCCTCGCCCTCGCCGTGCTGGCCGTCGGCGCCGGCGACTACCCGATCGCCCCCGCCGACGTGCTGCGCGTGCTGGCCGGCGGCGGCAGCCCCGCCGACGGGTTCATCGTCACCGAGCTGCGGCTGCCCCGGCTCTCCACGGCCCTGGCGGCCGGCGCCGCCCTCGGGCTGGCCGGCGCGGTCTTCCAGTCCCTGACCCGCAACGCGCTGGGCAGCCCGGACGTGCTCGGGGTCACCTCCGGCGCGGCCACCGGCGCGCTGACCGTGGTGGTGGCCGGCGGCGGCAGCGCCGCGCTGGCCGGAGCCGCGGCCGCCGGCGGACTGGCCACCGGCCTGCTGCTCTACGCGCTGGCCGGCCGGCACGGCGTCGGCGGGCACCGGCTCGTGCTCGTGGGCATCGGCGTCACCGCCGTCCTCACCGGCGTCAACGGCTGGCTGCTCACCCGCGCCCCGCTCATGGACGCCGCCCGCGCCGCCCTGTGGATCACCGGCAGCCTGGACGGGCGGGGCTGGGCGAACGCGCTGCCGGTGCTCGGCGCGCTGGCGGTGCTGCTGCCCGCCGTGCTGCTCGCCCGCGCCCCCGCGCTGCGGCTGCTGGAGATGGGCGACGACTCCGCGGCCAGCCTCGGCGTGTCGGTACGCCGGGTCCGGACGGCCGCGCTCGGCTCGGCCGTGCTGCTGGTGTCGGTCGCCGCGGCGGCCGCCGGGCCGGTGTCGTTCCTGGCGCTGACCGCGCCGCACCTGGCCCGGCGGCTCACCCGCGCCCCCGGGCCGAACCTGCTGCCCTCGGCGGTCGTCGGCGCGGCCCTGCTGCTCGCCGCCGACCAGCTCGCCCAGCACGCGGTGGCCGGGCGGCAACTGCCCGTCGGCGTGGTCACCGGCGTGCTCGGCGGCGGCTACCTGGCCTGGCTGCTCGCCGGCGAACGCGGGGGCCGGCGATGACCGGCCCCGACGAGAAGGGAACCCTGATGCGGCCCGACACCCCCCGGCTGGTCGGCGAGGCGCTGACCCTCGGCTACGACCGGCGCACCGTCGCCGAGGACCTCACGGTCGCCGTCCCCGACGGGTCCTTCACCGTGATCATCGGCCCGAACGCGTGCGGCAAGTCGACGCTGCTGCGCGCCCTGGCCCGGCTGCTGCGCCCGGCCCGGGGCACGGTGCTGCTCGACGGCGCCGACATCCACCGCCGGCCGGCCCGCCAGGTGGCCCGTACCCTCGGGCTGCTCCCGCAGTCGGCGGTGGCCCCGGACGGGCTGACGGTGGCCGAGCTGGTGTCCCGCGGCCGTTACCCGCACCAGGGCCTGCTGCGGCAGTGGTCCCGCGAGGACGAACGGGTGGTCGACCGGGCGATGGCCGACACCGGCGTGGCGGACCTGGCCGACCGGCCGGTCGACGAGCTGTCCGGCGGGCAGCGGCAGCGGGTCTGGATCGCCATGGCGCTGGCCCAGCAGACGCCGCTGCTGCTGCTCGACGAGCCGACCACCTACCTGGACATCGCCCACCAGGTCGAGGTGCTGGACCTCTGCGCCCGGCTGCACGAGGAGCAGGGCCGCACCCTGGTGGCGGTGTTGCACGACCTGCACCAGGCCGCCCGGTACGCCACCCACCTGGTGGCCATGCGCGACGGGCGGGTGGTCGCCGCCGGGGACCCGCGACGGATCGTCACCACCGAGCTGGTCGAGGAGGTGTTCGGCCTGCCCTGCCGGATCATCGAGGACCCGGAGACCGGCACTCCACTGGTGCTGCCGGTGGTCCGCCGCTCTTGCGCCGACGGAAAGACCGCCCCCGCCGTCCCCGGAGGGCGGTGCTGATCGAGGACCCGCCCGGACCGACGCCCGACGTTGGTGCGGCCGATCGCCGGGTAAGCGAGCCGGGACCGCGAACCGCCACACCAGAAAGTGGCGAGACGGACGACAGCGGCCAGAGGGTGCGGCGACGCCGTCACCGGCACAATCGGCCGGCGACCCGGCGGACGCCGACCGGGTCCCCGTTCGTCCGCCGACCGAAGGAGGAACGATGGCCCGCGATCCCGCCCAGATGAAGACCGGTGAGCTGCGCAAGCAGGCGGAACGCGCCGGAATGCGCAACGTCGACCAGATGAACAAGGGTGAGATGATCCGGAAACTCGGTGGCTCGGCCAACGCCAACCAGGGCGGCGGCCAGCGGCAGAAGGACCCGCACCCGAAGGGGACCAACCCGAAGGACTACAAGAACGTGCCCGGCAACCAGACCTGACCACCAGCCGACGCCTGGTGCCCCGCCCGTCCCGGGTGGGGCACCAGGCGTCGGTTCACCCGGTCCGGTGAGTGCGTTCGTCACCTACCGGCGGCGCGCACTTACGGTCGCGCGACGGGACGGGGTAGACCGGGGTGATCGCTTGCCGGAGCGGTTTCCTGCGTGCCCTGAAGGGGGTCGACCACCGTGCGGACCGATCGCCCCAGCCCCCGTCTCGACGGCGCCGAGGCGGTCGCGGACGCCATCCTGTACGAGGGCTACCTGCTCTACCCCTATCGACGATCGTCGGGCAAGAACCGAGTCCGCTGGCAGTTCGGGGTCCTGGTGCCCCCTGCCTGGGCAGCGGCGCACGGCCTGGTCGACAGCGGCGTGGCGGGCTCGGCGGAATCGCCGTGGCAGCAGACCACGTGCCTGCTGGAGGCGTCGGACACCGCGTGCGTCCGGATCCGGTTGCGGTTCCTGCACCTGCAACGCAAGGTGGCCGAGAGGCGGGCGGCCGACGGCGGGTACCGGCCGGTCGACCGGATCGAGGTCGGCGGCCGCACGGAGCTCAGCTTCGACGAGGCGGTGCCGCGGGAGTTCGACATCGAGGCGTCGGTCGGCGACCTGCGGCACGGCCGCCACCTCGACGTCCGGGTGCCGGGCGGGGAGGACGTCGAGGCGCTGGTCGACGGCCGCGGCGAGCCGGTCGGGCGGGTGGTTCGCCGGCGATGGCCGTTGTCCGCCTCGGTCACCGCCACCGCCGTCCCGTGTGAGGCGCCGTTCCGCCTGCTGCGGCTAGAGATCCGGGTTGAGAACACGGACCGGACGACCGCGCCGGACAGCCCGCGGGACGAGGCGCTGCGCTGCTGCCTGCTCGCGGCCCACACGCTGGCCGCCGTCAGCCGGGGGCGCTTCCTGTCCCTGCTCGACCCGCCGGAGTGGGCGGCGCACGCCGCACGGGGGTGCCGCAACGTGCACACGTTTCCGGTCCTCGCCGGCGAGCCCGACACGGCCGACGTGCTGCTCTCGTCACCCATCATCCTCTACGACCACCCACGGATCGCGC is part of the Micromonospora halotolerans genome and encodes:
- a CDS encoding ABC transporter ATP-binding protein produces the protein MRPDTPRLVGEALTLGYDRRTVAEDLTVAVPDGSFTVIIGPNACGKSTLLRALARLLRPARGTVLLDGADIHRRPARQVARTLGLLPQSAVAPDGLTVAELVSRGRYPHQGLLRQWSREDERVVDRAMADTGVADLADRPVDELSGGQRQRVWIAMALAQQTPLLLLDEPTTYLDIAHQVEVLDLCARLHEEQGRTLVAVLHDLHQAARYATHLVAMRDGRVVAAGDPRRIVTTELVEEVFGLPCRIIEDPETGTPLVLPVVRRSCADGKTAPAVPGGRC
- a CDS encoding siderophore-interacting protein, producing the protein MTTAVALRYRFYAARVVATRAVGDCPVRVTFGGDDLGEFAGGGRDQSVSVFLPHPGQDTPVVPVEAGEDWYAAWRGLDPAVRAVMRSYTIRAQRPEAGELDIDFVRHGDTGPATRWAGRARPGDRVLLLGPAVPDERTVRFQPPTGADTVLLVADETALPAVGGILDWLPAGTPVRAFVEVPAAGDIQPLPSAARAEVTWLVRGATTPGGSLLADALRGARLPGAAPYAWIAGEAGMVRAVRRHLVGERGLDRRRVTFAGYWRRGASEEDLRAEAASA
- a CDS encoding FecCD family ABC transporter permease, which translates into the protein MIVLRLPGGLSLRLRPRALVVGLAGTLLALALAVLAVGAGDYPIAPADVLRVLAGGGSPADGFIVTELRLPRLSTALAAGAALGLAGAVFQSLTRNALGSPDVLGVTSGAATGALTVVVAGGGSAALAGAAAAGGLATGLLLYALAGRHGVGGHRLVLVGIGVTAVLTGVNGWLLTRAPLMDAARAALWITGSLDGRGWANALPVLGALAVLLPAVLLARAPALRLLEMGDDSAASLGVSVRRVRTAALGSAVLLVSVAAAAAGPVSFLALTAPHLARRLTRAPGPNLLPSAVVGAALLLAADQLAQHAVAGRQLPVGVVTGVLGGGYLAWLLAGERGGRR
- a CDS encoding FecCD family ABC transporter permease; this encodes MAAPAPGRRRLRAGGLAFGVLLLAAVAVLSLALGAKPLSLADVWHGLTDPASPEYAVVRQGRLPRTLLGLAAGAALGVAGAAMQTLTRNPLADPGLLGINAGASAAVATATVLLGVADLDHQVWYALLGAAAVTVAVHTIAGGRQATPARLALAGAALNAALYSYVSAVMLVDSTSLERMRFWTVGSLAGARTDTVPSLLPFVLAGLLVALLVTRPLAALALGDDSARALGARPGLVRGAVIVAVTLLCGAATAACGPIVFVGLLAPHVVRALTGPDPRRLLPWCAVFAPVLLLAADVAGRLLGRPGELQVGLVTAVLGGPLFLHLVRRGRVGRL
- a CDS encoding ABC transporter substrate-binding protein gives rise to the protein MPDIVSRRGLSRRGLLAAAGAAGLGALLAGCGKDGGGAATSVGPTGGPWSFTDDRQQKVDAAARPSRIVAFTGVAAALVDFGLDKQIVGVFGETRKADGSKEPQAGDLNVEQVEILGNAWGEFNLEKYAGLRPDLLVTHMYDPGALWYVPDESKAKILPLAPSVAITTARVPMTKPIERYAELAGSLGADLGAKKVTDAKARFTAAADAVRQAVKANPGIKVMAASGSPDLFYVSNPRVSTDLMYFAELGVDIVVPTKLEQGDYFEALSWENTGKFPADLILLDNRPTALQPKDLAGKPTWAQLPAVKANQVTPWDAVPRFSYAGAAPLLENLATAIRGAKKVTA